From a single Rosa rugosa chromosome 7, drRosRugo1.1, whole genome shotgun sequence genomic region:
- the LOC133721243 gene encoding uncharacterized protein LOC133721243, which produces MAILLLSLPPNPLNPKPKIPNPTTPKPTSKLTITSNTPTSKRHLILKPTSLFLISLIPQQYPTAHSSTEEASPPPKSILSGIANTKSWFQFYGDGFSIRVPPQFEDIMEPEDYNAGLSLYGDKAKPKIFSARFASSDGSEVVNVVIKPSNQFKITFLEAKDITDLGSLKEVAKIFVPFGSTLYSARTLKIKEEEGFRTYYFYEFGREGQHAALVAAVSSGRTYIAGATAPESKWDEDGVKLRSAAISMTVL; this is translated from the exons ATGGCCATTCTTctcctctccctccctcccaacccactaaaccctaaacccaaaatCCCCAACCCCACAACCCCAAAGCCTACATCAAAGCTTACCATCACCAGCAACACACCCACCTCCAAAAGACACTTAATCCTCAAGCCCACTTCCCTCTTTCTCATTTCTTTGATCCCTCAGCAATACCCAACTGCCCATTCTTCAACAGAAGAAGCTTCACCTCCTCCAAAATCGATTCTTTCCGGCATTGCCAACACCAAAAGCTGGTTCCAGTTCTATGGTGATGGGTTTTCCATTAGGGTCCCTCCTCAGTTTGAGGACATTATGGAGCCTGAG GATTACAATGCTGGATTGTCCCTTTATGGAGATAAGGCAAAGCCCAAGATCTTTTCGGCACGTTTTGCATCTTCTGATGG ATCTGAGGTAGTGAATGTTGTTATTAAACCTTCCAATCAGTTCAAGATCACCTTTTTAGAG GCCAAAGACATAACAGATTTAGGCTCCTTGAAGGAGGTGGCAAAAATCTTCGTTCCAT TTGGATCAACTTTATACTCCGCCCGAACACtgaaaataaaggaagaagaaggtttTAG GACCTATTATTTCTACGAGTTTGGTAGAGAAGGACAACATGCAGCACTAGTAGCTGCTGTTAGCAGCGGAAGG ACATACATTGCTGGAGCAACTGCCCCAGAGTCCAAGTGGGATGAGGACGGCGTGAAGCTTCGCTCCGCTGCTATATCAATGACTGTTTTATAG
- the LOC133721244 gene encoding UPF0603 protein At1g54780, chloroplastic, with product METILSSPSLSPLFNPKLSSLPPNSKSLFLTKPVINSSLKKHSVQPIKASSPTIPTSWFSHAQQGLAALALSLALSFSPVLTSGNALASEFDVINEGPPKGSYVVDDAGVLSRVTKSDVKRLLQDLEDRKNFHINFVTVRKLTSKADAFEYADQVLEKWYPSVEEGNNKGIVVLVTSQKEGAITGGPAFVQAVGEGVLDATVSENLPVLATEEKYNEAIYSSAKRIVAAIDGLPDPGGPKLNENKRESNFKTKEETDEKRGQFTLVVGGLLVIAFVVPMAQYYAYVSRK from the exons ATGGAAACCATTCTTTCTTCTCCCtcactctctcctctcttcaACCCAAAACTCTCTTCTCTCCCACCCAATTCAAAGTCCCTCTTCCTCACAAAACCCGTCATCAATTCAAGCCTCAAAAAGCACTCTGTCCAACCCATTAAAGCATCTTCACCAACAATACCCACAAGCTGGTTTTCTCATGCTCAACAAGGACTAGCTGCTCTTGCACTTTCTTTGGCTCTAAGCTTTTCCCCAGTCTTGACTAGTGGCAATGCACTAGCTTCTGAGTTTGATGTGATCAACGAGGGGCCACCCAAAGGCTCCTATGTTGTTGATGATGCAGGGGTGCTTAGCCGGGTGACCAAATCTGATGTGAAGCGATTGTTACAAGACTTGGAAGATAGGAAGAACTTCCACATCAATTTCGTCACTGTCAGAAAGCTCACC AGCAAAGCTGATGCTTTTGAGTATGCTGACCAAGTTTTAGAGAAGTGGTACCCTTCAGTTGAGGAGGGCAACAACAAGGGCATTGTTGTCCTTGTCACCAGTCAAAAAGAAGGAGCAATCACAGGTGGACCTGCATTTGTTCAAGCTGTGGGAGAAGGTGTCCTTGACGCAACTGTATCAGAGAACCTTCCTG TCTTGGCTACTGAGGAGAAGTACAATGAAGCTATTTACAGTAGCGCAAAACGGATAGTCGCTGCCATTGATGGACTTCCAGATCCTGGTGGACCAAAGCTTAACGAAAACAAGCGTGaatccaacttcaaaaccaaggAAGAGACAGACGAGAAACGAGGACAGTTCACTCTTGTAGTTGGAGGATTGTTGGTGATAGCCTTTGTTGTTCCCATGGCACAATACTATGCTTATGTCTCTAGGAAGTAA
- the LOC133721242 gene encoding GDSL esterase/lipase At1g54790-like translates to MAAKNLNAFRILTLLCFVLLRFANSLNYPAVFNFGDSNSDTGELTAGIGFRLPHPYGQLYFNASWSSGGRFSDGRLIIDFLMGAMNLPFLNPYLDSVGMPSFRNGCNFAAGGATTHPATASSVCPFSFEVQVSQFSRFKSQALQLLAAKGKKLENYLPSEDSFQKGLYVFDIGQNDLAGAFYSKTLDQILASIPTILAQFESGIKRLYDQGARNFWIHNTGPLGCLTQNVATFGTNPSKLDEHGCVSAHNQAAKIFNLQLHGLSKKLQGQYSDAHVSYVDIFSIKYDLIANYSRYGFQQPIMACCGYGGPPLNYDSRVSCGSTRVLNGTSVTAKGCSNSAVYVNWDGIHYTEAANQFVSSKILTGKYSDPPLSNNISFLSSSKTPMW, encoded by the exons ATGGCTGCCAAGAATCTCAATGCTTTTCGTATTCTCACCTTACTCTGCTTCGTTCTTTTACGTTTTGCAAACTCACTGAACTATCCCGCCGTTTTCAACTTTGGTGATTCGAACTCCGACACCGGCGAGCTGACCGCCGGCATCGGTTTCCGGCTTCCTCATCCTTATGGACAGCTTTACTTCAATGCTTCGTGGTCATCGGGTGGGAGGTTTTCCGATGGCCGTCTCATCATAGATTTTCTCA TGGGTGCAATGAACCTTCCATTTCTAAATCCCTATTTGGATTCAGTTGGCATGCCAAGTTTCCGAAATGGGTGCAATTTTGCTGCTGGAGGGGCTACTACACATCCAGCAACTGCATCATCTGTCTGCCCTTTTTCATTTGAGGTTCAGGTCTCTCAGTTTTCGCGATTCAAATCCCAGGCTCTTCAATTGCTAGCTGCTAAAG GTAAAAAACTTGAAAATTATCTACCCTCGGAAGATTCCTTTCAGAAGGGGCTTTACGTGTTTGATATAGGCCAAAATGATCTTGCTGGTGCATTTTATTCTAAAACACTGGATCAGATTCTTGCTTCTATTCCAACAATTTTGGCACAGTTTGAATCAGGAATAAAG AGATTATATGATCAAGGTGCTAGGAACTTTTGGATACACAACACAGGTCCACTGGGGTGCTTGACTCAGAATGTGGCCACATTTGGAACCAACCCATCAAAGCTTGATGAGCATGGATGTGTTAGCGCACACAACCAAGCAGCTAAAATCTTCAACCTGCAGCTTCATGGTCTCAGTAAAAAGTTGCAAGGCCAATACTCTGATGCACACGTCTCATATGTTGATATCTTCTCTATAAAATATGACCTTATTGCAAATTATTCTCGATACG GGTTTCAGCAACCTATTATGGCTTGCTGTGGGTATGGAGGTCCACCTTTGAACTATGACAGTCGGGTTTCTTGTGGATCAACAAGGGTCTTGAATGGCACGTCTGTCACAGCCAAAGGGTGTAGCAATAGTGCTGTGTACGTTAATTGGGATGGAATTCATTACACAGAAGCTGCAAATCAGTTTGTCTCATCAAAGATACTCACCGGAAAGTATTCTGATCCTCCTTTGTCAAACAACATTTCTTTCCTCTCAAGTTCTAAAACCCCAATGTGGTGA
- the LOC133720282 gene encoding GDSL esterase/lipase At1g54790-like isoform X1, with product MASNTILQIVTLLSIFLPNAKSVQFNYPAVFNFGDSNSDTGELAAGLGFELSPPYGQTYPKLSPIGRACDGRLIVDFLMDAMNLPFLNAYLDSVGMPSFRRGCNFAAAGSTILPASPTSVSPFSFAVQVSQFLRFKARVLEILAKGKKFEKYLPTEDFFGKGLYMFDIGQNDIAGEFYSKTLDQILASIPTILAEFETGIKRLYDQGARNFWIHNTGPVGCLTQNVAKFGTDPSKLDDQGCVSAHNQAAITFNLQLHALTKKLQGQYTDANVTYVDIFSIKSNLIANYSKNGFEQPIMACCGYGGPPLNYDSQISCGQTKVLNGSSVTAKGCSDSSAYVSWDGIHYTEAANQFVSSKILTGIYSDPPFSDQMPFLLDLKF from the exons ATGGCTTCCAATACCATTCTCCAGATTGTCACCTTACTATCCATATTTTTGCCTAATGCAAAGTCAGTTCAGTTCAACTATCCTGCCGTTTTCAACTTTGGTGATTCAAACTCCGACACAGGTGAACTCGCTGCTGGCCTTGGTTTCGAGCTCTCACCTCCATATGGACAGACTTACCCCAAACTTTCACCAATCGGAAGGGCTTGTGATGGCCGTCTTATCGTAGACTTTCTAA TGGATGCAATGAACCTGCCATTTCTAAATGCCTACTTAGATTCAGTTGGAATGCCGAGTTTCCGAAGAGGGTGTAACTTTGCTGCTGCAGGGTCTACTATACTTCCAGCTTCTCCAACATCTGTGAGCCCATTTTCATTTGCTGTCCAAGTCTCTCAGTTTCTTAGATTCAAAGCCAGGGTTCTTGAAATTCTAGCTAAAG GTAAGAAATTTGAAAAGTATCTGCCCACAGAAGATTTTTTTGGGAAGGGGCTTTACATGTTTGACATTGGCCAAAATGACATTGCTGGTGAATTTTACTCTAAGACATTAGATCAGATTCTCGCTTCAATTCCAACAATTCTGGCAGAATTCGAAACAGGAATAAAG AGACTATATGATCAAGGGGCTAGGAACTTTTGGATACACAATACAGGTCCTGTGGGATGCTTGACTCAGAATGTTGCCAAATTCGGAACAGACCCCTCAAAGCTTGATGATCAAGGATGTGTTAGCGCACATAACCAAGCTGCCATAACTTTTAACCTGCAGCTTCATGCTCTCACCAAAAAGTTGCAAGGCCAATATACTGATGCAAATGTCACATATGTTGATATCTTCTCTATAAAATCTAACCTCATTGCAAACTATTCAAAAAATG GATTCGAACAACCTATTATGGCTTGCTGTGGATATGGAGGTCCACCTTTGAACTATGACAGTCAGATAAGCTGTGGACAAACGAAGGTCTTGAATGGGAGCTCTGTCACAGCCAAAGGGTGCAGCGACAGTAGTGCCTATGTTAGTTGGGATGGGATTCATTACACTGAGGCTGCAAATCAGTTTGTCTCATCAAAGATACTCACCGGAATATATTCTGATCCACCCTTTTCAGACCAAATGCCTTTCCTTCTGGACCTCAAGTTCTGA
- the LOC133720282 gene encoding GDSL esterase/lipase At1g54790-like isoform X2: MATKTCILQISIFFLLPLANSIHFKYPTVFNFGDSNSDTGNLVSAGIETLAPPNGQSYFKTPSGRYCDGRLIVDFLMDAMNLPFLNAYLDSVGMPSFRRGCNFAAAGSTILPASPTSVSPFSFAVQVSQFLRFKARVLEILAKGKKFEKYLPTEDFFGKGLYMFDIGQNDIAGEFYSKTLDQILASIPTILAEFETGIKRLYDQGARNFWIHNTGPVGCLTQNVAKFGTDPSKLDDQGCVSAHNQAAITFNLQLHALTKKLQGQYTDANVTYVDIFSIKSNLIANYSKNGFEQPIMACCGYGGPPLNYDSQISCGQTKVLNGSSVTAKGCSDSSAYVSWDGIHYTEAANQFVSSKILTGIYSDPPFSDQMPFLLDLKF, from the exons ATGGCTACCAAGACCTGCATTCTCCAaatctccatcttcttcctaTTACCTCTTGCCAATTCTATCCACTTCAAGTATCCAACTGTCTTCAACTTTGGTGACTCAAATTCCGACACCGGAAACCTTGTGTCCGCCGGCATTGAGACCCTTGCCCCTCCCAATGGCCAGAGCTACTTCAAAACCCCATCTGGCAGATACTGTGATGGCCGCCTCATCGTCGATTTTCTTA TGGATGCAATGAACCTGCCATTTCTAAATGCCTACTTAGATTCAGTTGGAATGCCGAGTTTCCGAAGAGGGTGTAACTTTGCTGCTGCAGGGTCTACTATACTTCCAGCTTCTCCAACATCTGTGAGCCCATTTTCATTTGCTGTCCAAGTCTCTCAGTTTCTTAGATTCAAAGCCAGGGTTCTTGAAATTCTAGCTAAAG GTAAGAAATTTGAAAAGTATCTGCCCACAGAAGATTTTTTTGGGAAGGGGCTTTACATGTTTGACATTGGCCAAAATGACATTGCTGGTGAATTTTACTCTAAGACATTAGATCAGATTCTCGCTTCAATTCCAACAATTCTGGCAGAATTCGAAACAGGAATAAAG AGACTATATGATCAAGGGGCTAGGAACTTTTGGATACACAATACAGGTCCTGTGGGATGCTTGACTCAGAATGTTGCCAAATTCGGAACAGACCCCTCAAAGCTTGATGATCAAGGATGTGTTAGCGCACATAACCAAGCTGCCATAACTTTTAACCTGCAGCTTCATGCTCTCACCAAAAAGTTGCAAGGCCAATATACTGATGCAAATGTCACATATGTTGATATCTTCTCTATAAAATCTAACCTCATTGCAAACTATTCAAAAAATG GATTCGAACAACCTATTATGGCTTGCTGTGGATATGGAGGTCCACCTTTGAACTATGACAGTCAGATAAGCTGTGGACAAACGAAGGTCTTGAATGGGAGCTCTGTCACAGCCAAAGGGTGCAGCGACAGTAGTGCCTATGTTAGTTGGGATGGGATTCATTACACTGAGGCTGCAAATCAGTTTGTCTCATCAAAGATACTCACCGGAATATATTCTGATCCACCCTTTTCAGACCAAATGCCTTTCCTTCTGGACCTCAAGTTCTGA
- the LOC133720281 gene encoding kinesin-like protein KIN-1 — protein sequence MSSITACVRFRPLSSGERRDHGDSVCIHCVDSQIFVFKDEKEEEFTFCFDKVFYENSEQAQVYEFLALPIVKDAVDAINGTIITYGQTGAGKTYSMEGPSIMVCDEQKRGLVPRIVDGLFDCIKSSEGTVKYSIKLSMVEIYMEKVRDLFDLSKDNIQIKESKAQGIVLNGVTEISVSDPAEALQTLSSGIANRTVGETQMNMSSSRSHCIYLFTVQQELKKDNRLKTGKLILVDLAGSEKAEKTGAEGKVLEEAKTINKSLSALGNVINALTCGSPGKAYHIPYRDSKLTRLLQDALGGNSRTALLCCCSPSPSNASESLSTLRFGMRAKHIKMSLHTKSSEDKYAKKDGSPSSSKNQACERILDQLRDRFDVEDVVLLEELFRLSGILYDSGSPEDLDSAFEDVTSQTIIQLQHMVEELVSTVEELKNENMTLKDRLAAGERSDTQRKEAGGHISSLLHRVSGTLGSFLPWF from the exons ATGTCGAGCATAACAGCTTGCGTTCGGTTCAGGCCTTTGAGCTCCGGAGAGAGAAGAGATCACGGCGATTCGGTCTGCATTCACTGTGTAGATTCGCAGATTTTCGTCTTCAAG gatgagaaggaagaagaatttACGTTTTGCTTTGATAAGGTGTTCTACGAAAACTCGGAGCAAGCTCAGGTCTACGAATTTTTAGCTCTGCCGATTGTGAAAG ATGCTGTTGATGCTATCAATGGCACAATCATCACTTATGGACAG ACTGGAGCTGGGAAGACGTATAGTATGGAG GGGCCTAGCATAATGGTATGCGATGAGCAAAAGAGAGGATTAGTTCCGAGAATAGTTGATGGACTGTTTGATTGCATTAAGTCTTCTGAAGGAACAGTGAAGTACTCGATCAAATTGTCAATG GTGGAGATCTACATGGAAAAAGTAAG GGACCTCTTTGATTTGTCCAAAGACAACATACAGATCAAGGAGAGTAAAGCTCAGGGCATAGTGTTAAATGGAGTGACAGAG ATCTCTGTATCGGATCCTGCAGAAGCATTACAGACCCTATCT AGTGGGATAGCTAACAGAACTGTTGGAGAGACCC AGATGAACATGTCCAGCAGCAGAAGTCATTGTATTTACCTATTCACAGTTCAGCAAGAATTAAAGAAAGATAACAG GTTGAAAACCGGCAAATTGATTCTTGTTGACTTGGCTGGTTCTGAGAAAGCAGAGAAAACTGGAGCCGAGGGAAAAGTTCTTGAAGAAGCCAAGACCATCAACAAATCCCTCTCAGCCCTTGGAAATGTGATAAATGCTCTCACATGTGGTTCACCAGGCAAAGCATACCATATCCCATATCGTGATTCCAAACTCACTCGGCTTTTACAAGATGCACTG GGAGGAAACTCACGTACTGCATTGTTGTGCTGCTGCTCACCAAGCCCTTCAAATGCATCGGAGAGTCTGTCCACTCTTCGCTTTGGAATGAG GGCAAAGCATATAAAGATGTCACTGCATACCAAGTCCAGTGAAGATAAGTATGCTAAAAAGGATGGATCTCCCTCTTCAAGTAAAAACCAGGCCTGTGAGAGAATTTTGGACCAG TTGAGGGACAGATTTGATGTTGAAGATGTGGTGTTACTTGAGGAGTTGTTCAGATTGAGTGGAATTCTCTATGATTCTGGTTCACCTGAAGATTTGGATTCGGCATTTGAGGATGTCACTTCACAGACAATTATCCAATTGCAGCACATGGTGGAAGAGCTTGTATCAACTGTAGAGGAG CTCAAGAACGAGAATATGACTCTGAAGGACAGACTGGCAGCTGGTGAAAGATCCGATACACAACGCAAAGAAGCTGGAGGTCATATTTCAAGCCTTCTGCATAGAGTTTCAGGCACTCTCGGTTCCTTTCTACCCTGGTTCTGA
- the LOC133720283 gene encoding branched-chain-amino-acid aminotransferase-like protein 1, with protein MADQELQLLSAFLAMEPTDSLIGLARECGGGSVTERVQRFIWEHCITKYAGKLYAPYLRKFLKKLIAEVELNHGDVIDELYEHYAHYMTTLKENDLEKDNARVFKYISFLFPDGCLELSRCLESRKLMVQLQCSLNMLEGDTGCSVWPSSLLLSEYILSFPELFSNKSCFEVGSGVGLVGICLAHVKASKVILSDGDLSTLANMKLNLELNHLSVETDMSETTEDPNMVKCIHLPWESVSEKELQNHKPDIILGADVIYDPVCLPHLVRVLTLLLNQAKPYPDQCSGNHPGFSLGSKSSSDAKVNVTHEANANNGDESDASLCKRTDNGASNVGLKKRPTALIASVIRNVNTFNKFLTLLDEANLTIDDLTESLRPQNFLPYMKSYDRTKKVISLLKEELKNQGEVAVEPIHLWATPRSLSTSLMYSFAQRDDIEVLDEPLYATFLRVTGFDRPYREEVLSQMEPDGNKVVNEIILGPGSKKYRFCKHIAKQRVPGLPIDLMKKGKHVILTRNPLDILPSFGKVVPPTLVELGFADLVCIYSELSQLGKPPPVIDAAELQEDPERTLRGLCEDLDIPFQSTMLKWEAGSKPVDGVWAPWWYESVHKSTCFQPAKKYPMPFPFPLYDVLEQSLPFYNFLRRHLRQTSCLMKSGLPEPELPVPENETLLAWVGDEIVPRESAKVSVFDSVVQGGDSVWEGLRVYQGKIFKLEEHLDRLFDSAKALAFNNVPTREEVKEAIFRTLIRNGMFDNSHIRLSLTRGKKVTSGMSPAFNLYGCTLIVLAEWKPPVYDNTKGITLVTATTRRNSPNNLDSKIHHNNLLNNILAKIEGNNASADDAIMLDKDGYVSETNATNIFLVKKGGVLTPHADYCLPGVTRATVMDLVVQEKFPLQERNISLSEFHTADEVWTTGTMGELSPVVKIDGRLVGDGKVGPVTRRLQNAYKQLTAESGVPIPTYHEK; from the exons ATGGCGGACCAGGAGCTCCAGCTGCTCTCAGCTTTCCTCGCTATGGAGCCCACCGACTCTCTGATCGGCCTGGCCAG GGAATGCGGTGGAGGGTCGGTTACTGAGAGAGTTCAGAGGTTTATTTGGGAGCATTGCATAACCAAATAT GCGGGGAAACTATATGCGCCTTATCTGAGGAAGTTTCTGAAGAAGCTTATTGCTGAAGTTGAGTTGAACCACGGTGATGTGATTGATGAGTTATACGAACATTATGCACATTACATGACTACTTTGAAG GAGAATGATTTGGAGAAAGATAATGCAAGGGTCTTCAAGTacatttcatttctttttcctgATG GTTGTCTTGAACTTTCAAGATGTTTGGAATCAAGGAAACTGATGGTTCAGCTGCAATGTTCTCTCAACATGCTTGAAGGAGATACTGG GTGTTCAGTTTGGCCATCAAGTCTTCTTTTGTCAGAGTACATACTTTCATTTCCAGAATTGTTCTCTAATAAGTCATGCTTTGAG GTCGGTTCGGGTGTTGGTTTGGTTGGCATCTGTCTTGCCCATGTGAAAGCATCCAAG GTCATACTAAGTGATGGTGACCTGTCAACTTTAGCAAACATGAAGCTTAATCTGGAACTGAACCACTTGAGCGTTGAAACTGATATGTCAGAAACTACTGAAGATCCAAATATG GTAAAATGCATTCATCTGCCATGGGAATCTGTGTCAGAGAAGGAGCTTCAAAACCACAAGCCAGATATAAT TTTGGGTGCAGATGTAATATACGATCCAGTATGCCTCCCACATCTTGTTCGAGTACTTACCCTTCTTTTAAACCAGGCAAAACCGTATCCTGACCAGTGCAGTGGTAATCATCCGGGCTTTTCATTGGGAAGTAAAAGTAGTAGTGATGCTAAAGTCAATGTAACTCATGAAGCAAATGCTAACAATGGTGATGAATCCGATGCTTCTCTATGCAAAAGAACAGACAATGGTGCCTCAAATGTTGGATTGAAGAAGCGTCCGACAGCTTTAATTGCTTCTGTCATTCGCAATGTCAACACATTCAATAAGTTTCTCACTTTGCTAGACGAGGCCAACCTTACCATCGACGACCTAACTGAATCGCTTAGACCTCAAAATTTTCTTCCTTACATGAAATCATATGATCGCA CGAAAAAAGTCATATCATTGTTAAAAGAGG AGCTGAAGAACCAAGGAGAGGTTGCAGTGGAGCCGATTCATTTATGGGCTACCCCAAGATCACTGAGTACAAGCCTCATGTACTCTTTTGCTCAG AGGGATGACATAGAAGTGCTTGATGAACCGCTCTACGCAACTTTCCTTCGGGTGACAGGTTTTGATAGGCCCTACAGGGAGGAAGTACTTTCCCAAATG GAACCTGATGGAAATAAAGTCGTAAATGAGATCATTCTTGGTCCAGGAAGCAAGAAGTATCGCTTCTGTAAG CATATAGCAAAGCAACGTGTCCCTGGCTTACCAATTGATCTAATGAAGAAAGGAAAGCATGTCATTTTGACAAGGAATCCCCTTGATATATTG CCATCCTTTGGCAAGGTTGTGCCTCCAACCCTTGTTGAGTTAGGTTTCGCAGATCTGGTCTGTATATACAGTGAGCTCTCCCAATTGGGGAAGCCCCCACCTGTCATTGATGCAGCCGAACTTCAAGAAGATCCTGAG CGTACACTGCGCGGACTTTGTGAAGACTTGGATATCCCTTTTCAGTCCACAATGCTCAA GTGGGAGGCTGGTTCGAAACCAGTAGATGGCGTTTGGGCTCCATGGTGGTATGAGAGTGTGCATAAATCAACATGCTTTCAGCCAGCAAAAAAATATCCCATG CCATTTCCTTTTCCTCTGTATGATGTACTTGAGCAAAGTCTACCCTTCTACAACTTCCTTCGGCGCCATTTGAGGCAGACATCATGCCTTATGAAGTCTGGTTTGCCTGAACCCGAACTCCCAGTTCCAGAAAATGAGACGTTACTTGCATGGGTTGGTGATGAGATTGTTCCACGAGAGAGTGCAAAG GTTTCTGTGTTCGACTCGGTTGTCCAAGGTGGTGATTCAGTTTGGGAGGGACTTCGAGTTTACCAGGGGAAAATATTTAAGCTTGAAGAACATTTGGATAG GTTATTTGACTCAGCAAAGGCTTTGGCATTCAACAATGTTCCTACTCGTGAAGAG GTTAAAGAAGCCATATTCAGAACTCTTATTCGGAATGGAATGTTTGACAATTCACACATCCGACTAAGTTTAACTCGTGGCAAAAAG GTTACTTCTGGCATGAGCCCAGCATTCAATCTTTACGGATGCACCTTGATTG TGCTTGCTGAATGGAAACCCCCCGTGTATGACAATACAAAGGGTATAACTCTTGTTACAGCTACAACACGTCGTAATTCACCGAAT AATTTGGATTCAAAGATTCACCACAATAACCTGCTCAACAATATCCTTGCAAAG ATAGAAGGCAATAATGCAAGCGCTGATGATGCAATCATGCTTGACAAGGATGGTTATGTATCTGAAACAAATGCTACAAACATT TTTTTAGTGAAGAAAGGCGGTGTATTGACACCTCATGCTGATTACTGCCTTCCTGGTGTGACTCGAGCAACT GTTATGGACCTTGTGGTGCAGGAGAAGTTTCCCCTACAGGAGAGAAATATCAGCCTATCAGAGTTCCATACTGCAGATGAG GTATGGACAACCGGAACAATGGGAGAACTCAGTCCT GTTGTGAAGATTGATGGGCGTCTAGTTGGTGACGGAAAAGTGGGGCCCGTGACCCGAAGATTGCAAAATGCTTACAAACAGCTGACAGCAGAGTCTGGGGTGCCAATACCAACCTATCATGAAAAGTGA
- the LOC133720637 gene encoding vacuolar iron transporter homolog 4-like: MAAQGARDQTPIGHIEIPVSFPLATDQNRLPRVPEEDDSFDYSERTQWIRAAVLGANDGLVSVASLMMGVGAVKQDVKVMLLAGFAGLVAGACSMAIGEFVSVYTQYDIEISQMKREMMKGNGGNENAEEAKKKKLPNPAQAAIASAIAFSIGAVVPLLGAAFIREHKVRMLVVALLASIALVVFGGIGARLGRTPMIKSCVRVLIGGWMAMAITFGLTKLIGSAGLEM; encoded by the coding sequence ATGGCTGCCCAAGGAGCTCGTGACCAAACTCCCATTGGCCACATAGAGATTCCAGTTTCATTTCCATTAGCTACAGACCAAAACAGACTACCCCGAGTGCCTGAAGAAGATGACAGTTTTGACTACTCCGAAAGAACACAATGGATTCGGGCAGCTGTTTTGGGAGCTAATGATGGTTTGGTCTCTGTTGCATCACTAATGATGGGTGTTGGAGCTGTCAAACAAGACGTGAAAGTGATGCTCCTGGCCGGGTTTGCTGGGCTAGTAGCAGGGGCATGCAGCATGGCAATAGGGGAATTTGTCTCTGTGTACACTCAATATGACATAGAGATATCCCAAAtgaaaagagagatgatgaaagGGAATGGTGGAAATGAGAATGCAGAagaagcaaagaagaagaagctgccAAACCCGGCACAGGCTGCCATAGCATCTGCAATTGCGTTTTCTATAGGTGCAGTGGTGCCTTTGTTGGGAGCTGCATTTATAAGAGAGCATAAGGTGAGGATGCTTGTGGTGGCTCTTTTGGCAAGTATTGCACTGGTAGTGTTCGGAGGGATCGGAGCAAGGTTGGGGAGGACACCCATGATCAAGTCTTGTGTTAGAGTACTCATTGGAGGATGGATGGCTATGGCTATCACCTTTGGACTCACAAAGTTGATTGGCTCTGCGGGTCTAGAAATGTGA